The genomic region CCTCGTCTTCGCACCACACACTCAAGCCTAGCTTCTGTCCCTGAGTGTAAGCGCGTTCTATCAGTTTTTTTTTGCCACGGTATCTGGGTCAGTTACTACTACTAGCTTGCCTTTGCGTATGCGCTTCACCTGTCCAGTTTTTAACCAACTGCGGCTCTTTTGCCAGCTATAGCCCGCCTCTTTGAGTACCTGCCAAATTGTATAAGTACTGATTTGGGTTAAGCCATCAGGAGCCTGACGCAAAGCCCGTTGAAGTGTAGCTACTGACCAGGTTGCCGTGCCCTCTTTCTGCCGCTCTGGTTGACGCTGAAATTCGGACAGGATGCGTTGTTTTTCTGGTTCGCTGTATTGCACTACTGCCCCACCGCCATGTCGAGGCTGTAAGGCAGCTAAGCCTTCAACATTGAAGCGACTGACCCACTTGCTGACCGTATCACCACAGCGTAATCCTACTAACTGCGCTGCACTCGTGTAATCAGCCCCAAGAGCCACGGCTAGAATCGCTTTGGCCCGCATGACACTAGCAGATGATTGGGATTGAGAACGGCTCAGTTTTTTCAAGTCGGTTTGTTCTTCATCACTTAACGGTCGCAAAGGTGCTTTTTTTTGCCGTGTCATCACAACCTGAAAAACTATGTATCTTCACTTTAATTGACCATCCTTTTTATGGCAACACTCATACCAAATGACCCACTAGTGGCTCAATCTAGTTTCAGTAATTCAGATCTAGCTTCGCCTCGTCAAAACCGCTATCTCGAACCTTCCGTGTTTTGGAGCATCCGCCAAGGTTTTCCCCGTTGGCTGGCAATGGCGATCGCCGCAACATCTCTCGCAGTACCGTTAATATTATGGGCGATCGCGAGTTACGCGGGTTGGGTTCCGCCAATGTTTCTCCCCACACCAACGGCGGTTCTCCAAGCTGGCATAGATATGTTGACTCAGGATAATCTTATTATGGATGTCCTCGTGAGCTGCGGTCGGGTTCTCGGCGGTTTTCTGTTTGCCGCAATTATTGGAGTACCAATGGGAATTGCAATGGGAACTTTCTACAGCATGGAAAGCCTATTCGCTCCCATTGTCGGTACGGTGAGATATATGCCTGTCACCGCATTTGTACCGCTAATTGTGATTTGGGTTGGTTTAGGTGAAGAAGCCAAGATACTAATTGTCTTCTTGGGTGTCGTACTGTACAACGCCATCATGGTAGCAGATGCGGTCAAATTCATTCCCAACGAGATGATTAATGTTGCCTATACTTTAGGGGCAAATCGTCGCGATGTCTTGTTCAAAGTGATTGTGCCAGCAACATTTCCTAGCGTTCTAGATACTCTACGAGTTAATATTTCTGGAGCTTGGAACTTTTTAGTCATTGCCGAACTGGTAGCAGCTCAAAGCGGTTTAGGTTTCAAAATTATTCAAGCTCAACGATTTCTGCAAACAGAAAAAGTTTTATTTTGTATTGCTTTAATTGGCGCGATCGGTCTGCTAATTGACTATGGTTTGAAGTGGCTCTCCCTACGGCTTACTCCTTGGGCAGATCAAACACGGTAGAAGTCGTAAGTCATAAGTCGTAAGTCGTAAGTTAGCGATAACTATCAACTATTAATAATGAACTTGAACTTAGAGCCAAACAAAACTGCCTTAATTTGTATCGATCTGCAAACTGGGGCGTTTACAGGAGATTGCACGCTTTCCTATGTTGGTATTGCTGAATTGTTGCCCAAGGCAAAGCGAGTTTTAGCAGCAGCGCGTCAAGCAAAATTACCAATTATTCACTGTAAAGAAGTCCACCGTAAAGAAATGGTGGATTTTGGACGGGAGTTAGATGGTGCAGAACCGATTCACTGTTTGGAAACTTGGGCTAGTACTGATTATTATTGTGAATTAGCTCCAATTGACGGAGAATTTACAATTAGCAAACGTCGCTACAGTTGTTTTTTTGGCACGGATCTAGAGATTCTGCTGCGAGGGTTGAAGGTAGATACTTTAGTCTTCATTGGTATGATGACGAACGTTTGCGTGCATTACACGGCAGCGGATGCTCACCAGCACGATTATCACTTCCACGTTATTGAGGATTGCTGTGCTGGTTCCGATTGGGACGCACATTGGGCAGCGCTAACAGCAATGGAATATTTGCAAACAGGCGCGAGAATTTCACACGCTGCATTTGTGGAAGCGATATCAGGTAAAGTTCCAGCAGCTTGAGACGAGTATTTTTGGATGCAGGGATTGCGTCAATACATCTCTGTTGTGATGCAAAGATTTTGAAGATCCCCCAACCCCCTTAAAAAGGGGGCTTTGTTCTCTCTGTTTGATGGCAAGAAGCAGGCGAGGAGTTAGAAAAACAACGCCGTAAAAAGAGACTTTGTTCCCCCCTTTTTAAGGGGGGCTAGGGGGGATCGGATCTCTGGCAACGATCGATAGAATTAGTCTTGAGGGTTCTCGGCACAAATATTGCCAAACTCAAAGCTCTGACAACCATAAACAAAGCTAGAGACAACCAGAGTAGATGGCTGTTACGGAAATACCACGCAGCGATAGCCATTGGTGCAAATCCCAGCAAAGCAGCTGCAAGCACCGAAATTCTCAAAATCCGACCTGCGGTTAAGCCGAGAAAGTAACCATCCAGCATATAGGCGATCGCCCCAAATCCCAAAACTGGTAGCAACCAGCCTACATAACTGCTAATTCGTCCCAAAATTGCACTATGGTTAG from Chroococcidiopsis sp. SAG 2025 harbors:
- a CDS encoding helix-turn-helix domain-containing protein, which encodes MTRQKKAPLRPLSDEEQTDLKKLSRSQSQSSASVMRAKAILAVALGADYTSAAQLVGLRCGDTVSKWVSRFNVEGLAALQPRHGGGAVVQYSEPEKQRILSEFQRQPERQKEGTATWSVATLQRALRQAPDGLTQISTYTIWQVLKEAGYSWQKSRSWLKTGQVKRIRKGKLVVVTDPDTVAKKN
- a CDS encoding isochorismatase family cysteine hydrolase, translated to MNLNLEPNKTALICIDLQTGAFTGDCTLSYVGIAELLPKAKRVLAAARQAKLPIIHCKEVHRKEMVDFGRELDGAEPIHCLETWASTDYYCELAPIDGEFTISKRRYSCFFGTDLEILLRGLKVDTLVFIGMMTNVCVHYTAADAHQHDYHFHVIEDCCAGSDWDAHWAALTAMEYLQTGARISHAAFVEAISGKVPAA
- a CDS encoding ABC transporter permease, which produces MATLIPNDPLVAQSSFSNSDLASPRQNRYLEPSVFWSIRQGFPRWLAMAIAATSLAVPLILWAIASYAGWVPPMFLPTPTAVLQAGIDMLTQDNLIMDVLVSCGRVLGGFLFAAIIGVPMGIAMGTFYSMESLFAPIVGTVRYMPVTAFVPLIVIWVGLGEEAKILIVFLGVVLYNAIMVADAVKFIPNEMINVAYTLGANRRDVLFKVIVPATFPSVLDTLRVNISGAWNFLVIAELVAAQSGLGFKIIQAQRFLQTEKVLFCIALIGAIGLLIDYGLKWLSLRLTPWADQTR